The following proteins come from a genomic window of Halanaerobiales bacterium:
- a CDS encoding dihydroorotate dehydrogenase electron transfer subunit, with amino-acid sequence MLVKDNEKVGPGIYKMALESEEKIKANPGQFIHLKIKNDSYDPLLRRPFSIFDINKKENLLTIVYKVCGRGTKLMSEIKSGEDVDILENLGNGFNLKNKNKNIVLIGGGMGIAPLYFLAKKLSENNNLRVLLGAQNKEELLFLKNKFSKLDLKLDNVTIDGSLGFKGNGVDYLKSLIKDKQEIDYIYSCGPTAMLKELKKIVVNNDIQAEASLEE; translated from the coding sequence TTGTTAGTTAAAGATAATGAAAAAGTTGGCCCTGGCATTTATAAAATGGCACTTGAATCAGAAGAGAAAATCAAAGCAAATCCCGGTCAATTTATTCATCTTAAAATAAAAAATGATAGTTATGATCCCTTATTGAGAAGACCATTTAGTATTTTTGATATAAATAAAAAAGAAAATTTATTAACAATTGTTTATAAAGTTTGTGGTAGAGGAACAAAATTAATGTCGGAAATTAAAAGTGGTGAAGATGTAGATATTTTAGAAAATTTAGGAAATGGTTTTAATCTAAAAAACAAAAATAAAAATATTGTACTAATTGGTGGAGGAATGGGAATAGCTCCCTTATATTTTTTAGCAAAAAAATTATCTGAAAATAATAATTTAAGAGTATTATTAGGAGCTCAAAATAAAGAGGAATTATTATTTTTGAAAAATAAATTTTCTAAACTTGATCTAAAATTAGATAATGTTACTATCGATGGTAGTTTAGGATTTAAGGGAAATGGAGTCGATTATTTAAAAAGTTTAATTAAAGATAAACAGGAAATTGATTATATTTATAGTTGTGGTCCTACTGCTATGTTGAAAGAATTGAAAAAAATAGTAGTAAATAATGATATTCAAGCAGAAGCATCTTTAGAGGAAAG